In one window of Denticeps clupeoides chromosome 2, fDenClu1.1, whole genome shotgun sequence DNA:
- the LOC114766591 gene encoding MICOS complex subunit MIC26-like isoform X3 — protein sequence MTRVALPSSVPGVLSAMAGAVFADEENNPEDSATLTEELSLYTTPRSQFPCAEARPGPVEQSIAALRRSVEPYTFWCQAAGIAATGKIQEAYNVAEPIIQSSAQVVRDGQGFLKDPPAEFYPSMGVTGFSGILGLYLARGYRLRRLIFPTVLMALSASVFYPQHTMFLSKVAREQLITWSSQGQSRKVEKTDDSTSK from the exons ATGACTCGG GTGGCCTTGCCATCATCTGTACCTGGCGTCTTGAGTGCGATGGCCGGGGCCGTCTTTGCCGACGAGGAAAATAATCCAGAAGACAGTGCAACGCTGACGGAAGAG ctatCCCTGTATACCACACCCCGGTCTCAGTTCCCGTGTGCAGAGGCTCGGCCGGGACCGGTGGAACAGAGCATTGCAGCTTTAAGGAGATCTGTTGAGCCGTACACCTTTTGGTGTCAA GCTGCTGGTATCGCCGCCACAGGaaaaatccag GAGGCTTACAATGTAGCCGAGCCCATAATTCAGAGCTCTGCACAGGTTGTGAGAG ATGGCCAAGGCTTTCTTAAGGACCCTCCAGCTGAATTCTACCCCAGCATGGGCGTTACCGGCTTCTCTGGCATCCTGGGGCTTTACCTGGCAAGAG ggtATCGGTTGAGGAGACTCATATTCCCTACAGTACTGATGGCCCTAAGTGCTTCGGTGTTCTACCCTCAACATACTATGTTCTTGAGCAAG GTGGCCAGAGAACAGCTGATCACATGGAGTTCACAGGGCCAA TCTCGGAAAGTGGAAAAGACAGATGACTCCACATCAAAATGA
- the LOC114766591 gene encoding MICOS complex subunit MIC26-like isoform X1: MTRVALPSSVPGVLSAMAGAVFADEENNPEDSATLTEELSLYTTPRSQFPCAEARPGPVEQSIAALRRSVEPYTFWCQAAGIAATGKIQEAYNVAEPIIQSSAQVVRDGQGFLKDPPAEFYPSMGVTGFSGILGLYLARGYRLRRLIFPTVLMALSASVFYPQHTMFLSKVAREQLITWSSQGQVSIESLRKKMPSISVLSRKVEKTDDSTSK; encoded by the exons ATGACTCGG GTGGCCTTGCCATCATCTGTACCTGGCGTCTTGAGTGCGATGGCCGGGGCCGTCTTTGCCGACGAGGAAAATAATCCAGAAGACAGTGCAACGCTGACGGAAGAG ctatCCCTGTATACCACACCCCGGTCTCAGTTCCCGTGTGCAGAGGCTCGGCCGGGACCGGTGGAACAGAGCATTGCAGCTTTAAGGAGATCTGTTGAGCCGTACACCTTTTGGTGTCAA GCTGCTGGTATCGCCGCCACAGGaaaaatccag GAGGCTTACAATGTAGCCGAGCCCATAATTCAGAGCTCTGCACAGGTTGTGAGAG ATGGCCAAGGCTTTCTTAAGGACCCTCCAGCTGAATTCTACCCCAGCATGGGCGTTACCGGCTTCTCTGGCATCCTGGGGCTTTACCTGGCAAGAG ggtATCGGTTGAGGAGACTCATATTCCCTACAGTACTGATGGCCCTAAGTGCTTCGGTGTTCTACCCTCAACATACTATGTTCTTGAGCAAG GTGGCCAGAGAACAGCTGATCACATGGAGTTCACAGGGCCAAGTTAGTATAGAATCCCTGAGGAAGAAAATGCCATCCATCAGTGTATTG TCTCGGAAAGTGGAAAAGACAGATGACTCCACATCAAAATGA
- the klhl15 gene encoding kelch-like protein 15 produces the protein MSEGPRAPWSKRGCVESHRREQGKQKQRKCERPGSTLSAKSPISQDAAKRCLMAGDVEVYLSQVHDGSVSSGFRALYEERLLLDVTLLIEEHHFQAHKALLATQSDYFRVMFTADMRERDQDKIHMKGLTAVGFGHVLRFMYYGSLELSMLTVQEILQAAMYVQLTEAVEFCCSFLLAKICLENCAEVMRLLEDFSVGVEGVQEQLDAFLLENFVPLMGRPDFLSYLSLEKLMAYLDSDQLSRFPEIELYEAVQSWLRHDRRRWRHTDAVVQNLRFCLMTPANVFEKVKTSEFYRYSRQLRQEVDQALTYFHEVNEQPLAEAKSNRIRSVRPQTAVFRGMIGHSMVNSKILLLHRPKVWWELEGPQVPLRPDCLAIVNNFVFLLGGEELGPDGEFHASSKVYRYDPRQNSWLRMADMSVPRSEFAVGVIGKYIYAVAGRTRDETFYSTERYDIVEDKWEFVDPYPVNKYGHEGTVLSGKLYITGGITSSSTSKQVCVFDPAREGTAEHRTRRTPVLTSCWENKSKMNYARCFHKMISYNGKLYVFGGVCVILRASFESQGCPSTEVYNPETDEWTILASMPIGRSGHGVAVLDKQIMVLGGLCYNGHYSDSILTFDPEENKWKEDEYPRMPCKLDGLQVCSLHFPEYVLEHVRRCS, from the exons ATGTCCGAAGGACCTCGGGCTCCCTGGTCGAAGCGGGGCTGTGTGGAGTCGCATCGCCGAG AGCAGGGAAAACAAAAGCAGAGGAAATGTGAGCGTCCCGGCAGCACGTTGTCAGCAAAGAGCCCGATCAGCCAGGACGCCGCCAAAAG GTGCCTGATGGCGGGGGATGTGGAGGTGTACCTGTCGCAGGTGCACGACGGCAGCGTGTCCTCCGGCTTCCGCGCGCTGTACGAGGAGCGCCTGCTGCTGGACGTCACGCTGCTGATCGAGGAGCACCACTTCCAGGCACACAAGGCCCTCCTGGCCACGCAGAGCGACTACTTCCGGGTCATGTTCACGGCCGACATGCGCGAGCGCGACCAGGACAAGATCCACATGAAGGGACTGACGGCGGTGGGCTTCGGCCACGTGCTGCGCTTCATGTACTACGGCTCCCTGGAGCTGAGCATGCTCACGGTGCAGGAGATCCTGCAGGCCGCCATGTACGTGCAGCTGACCGAGGCTGTGGAGTTCTGCTGCTCCTTCCTCCTGGCCAAGATCTGCCTGGAGAACTGCGCTGAGGTCATGAGGCTCCTGGAGGACTTTAGCGTCGGGGTCGAGGGTGTGCAGGAGCAACTCGATGCCTTCTTACTTGAGAACTTTGTGCCCCTGATGGGGAGGCCCGACTTCCTGTCTTACCTGAGCCTGGAGAAGCTGATGGCGTATTTGGACAGCGACCAGCTCAGCCGGTTCCCAGAGATCGAGCTGTATGAAGCCGTGCAATCTTGGCTGCGGCATGATCGGCGGCGCTGGAGACACACTGACGCCGTGGTCCAAAACCTGCGGTTCTGCCTCATGACGCCTGCAAATGTTTTTGAGAAG GTGAAGACTTCAGAGTTCTACCGCTACTCCCGTCAGCTAAGGCAGGAAGTGGACCAGGCGCTGACCTACTTCCATGAGGTGAACGAGCAGCCGCTGGCCGAAGCCAAGTCCAACCGGATCCGGTCAGTGCGGCCGCAGACAGCCGTGTTCCGCGGGATGATCGGCCACAGCATGGTCAACAGTAAGATCCTGCTGCTGCACCGGCCGAAGGTGTGGTGGGAGCTGGAAGGTCCACAGGTGCCGCTCCGGCCAGACTGCCTCGCCATCGTCAACAACTTTGTCTTCCTCCTGGGCGGCGAGGAGCTGGGGCCGGATGGCGAGTTCCACGCCTCCTCCAAGGTGTACCGCTACGACCCTCGGCAGAACTCCTGGCTCCGGATGGCCGACATGTCCGTGCCGAGGTCAGAGTTCGCTGTGGGGGTCATCGGGAAGTACATCTACGCTGTGGCGGGTCGCACCCGCGACGAGACCTTCTACTCCACCGAACGTTACGACATTGTAGAGGACAAGTGGGAGTTTGTGGACCCGTATCCGGTCAACAAGTACGGACACGAAGGCACGGTGCTGAGCGGCAAGCTTTACATCACCGGCGGCATCacctcttcctccacctccaagcaggtgtgtgtgttcgacCCTGCGCGAGAGGGGACGGCGGAGCATCGTACCCGGCGCACACCGGTGCTCACCAGCTGCTGGGAGAACAAGTCCAAGATGAACTACGCCCGCTGCTTCCATAAAATGATCTCGTACAATGGGAAGCTGTACGTATTTGGCGGGGTTTGCGTGATCCTGCGGGCCTCCTTCGAGTCCCAGGGCTGCCCGTCCACGGAGGTGTACAACCCCGAGACGGACGAGTGGACCATCCTGGCGTCCATGCCGATCGGCCGGAGTGGCCACGGCGTGGCGGTGTTGGACAAGCAGATCATGGTTCTCGGGGGACTTTGCTACAACGGCCATTACAGCGACTCCATCCTCACGTTTGACCCCGAGGAGAACAAATGGAAAGAGGACGAATATCCCAGAATGCCTTGCAAACTGGACGGACTTCAGGTGTGCAGCCTGCACTTTCCTGAGTACGTACTGGAGCACGTCCGGCGCTGCAGCTGA
- the LOC114766591 gene encoding MICOS complex subunit MIC26-like isoform X2, which produces MAGAVFADEENNPEDSATLTEELSLYTTPRSQFPCAEARPGPVEQSIAALRRSVEPYTFWCQAAGIAATGKIQEAYNVAEPIIQSSAQVVRDGQGFLKDPPAEFYPSMGVTGFSGILGLYLARGYRLRRLIFPTVLMALSASVFYPQHTMFLSKVAREQLITWSSQGQVSIESLRKKMPSISVLSRKVEKTDDSTSK; this is translated from the exons ATGGCCGGGGCCGTCTTTGCCGACGAGGAAAATAATCCAGAAGACAGTGCAACGCTGACGGAAGAG ctatCCCTGTATACCACACCCCGGTCTCAGTTCCCGTGTGCAGAGGCTCGGCCGGGACCGGTGGAACAGAGCATTGCAGCTTTAAGGAGATCTGTTGAGCCGTACACCTTTTGGTGTCAA GCTGCTGGTATCGCCGCCACAGGaaaaatccag GAGGCTTACAATGTAGCCGAGCCCATAATTCAGAGCTCTGCACAGGTTGTGAGAG ATGGCCAAGGCTTTCTTAAGGACCCTCCAGCTGAATTCTACCCCAGCATGGGCGTTACCGGCTTCTCTGGCATCCTGGGGCTTTACCTGGCAAGAG ggtATCGGTTGAGGAGACTCATATTCCCTACAGTACTGATGGCCCTAAGTGCTTCGGTGTTCTACCCTCAACATACTATGTTCTTGAGCAAG GTGGCCAGAGAACAGCTGATCACATGGAGTTCACAGGGCCAAGTTAGTATAGAATCCCTGAGGAAGAAAATGCCATCCATCAGTGTATTG TCTCGGAAAGTGGAAAAGACAGATGACTCCACATCAAAATGA